Within Sporosarcina sp. PTS2304, the genomic segment TAGACTCTTTAAGACCATTGAAATTTTCTTAACGTTGTTAAAAATGGGGGAATCGTCTCGAAAATGTGCTTACCGTTGTAAATCCGCATTTTCCTGACGGTACCCCACATTCTCCTTTCTTGATAAAGGTTACTTAAATACAGCTTAATTGTATCGCTGGAAGTTACCTTAATAAAGAATAAAGTGAGAACTTGCCATGAAGGCTTGTAAGGTTGCCATAAAGGCAACCACAGTTACGAAGGCATATTAGCTTCGTTCTACAATCCGACCAAATCTATTCGATATTTTGACAAAATTGAAAATTTACTGAAAATATGACATAATGTAAGAATTCTAGTGTAAAATTTGCAAGATAAGTAATGCGAGGGAAGGGGGGAAGACCGGGTCTCATTATTCAGCCAATCGCGTCTAAGTGATGAAAAAGTTATTGTACTATTACCCCTATTTAACAAGTCTTATGGTTAAACTCTTAGTAAAAATCCAAAGATAAGGGAGAGATCGTAACATGAAAAAAATACTCTTTTCATTCGTGCTATGCTTTTCAGTACTGATGCCATCGACGGCAGTATTTGCTGCAGAATCCGCAAGTGTAGAAAATAAGTATGATGATGAAGAAATTAACAAACAGTTAAAAGAACTTGGAGCTACCGATGAATATATTTCAATGATACCATTAGAGCAAAAATTAGACATAATTAATAGTAACCCGAAAAGTTTCAGTGTAGAAAAAACAGATTATTATATAGACTCTAACGGTGATCTGCAGGAAATTGAAACAGGAGGAGTTCAAACTCAGAAAACAATAGGTACGTCTGATCTGTCTTTATTTAATGGTAAATCGGATTTAGGTTATATGAATGGCCGAAAAACTTATAGAGTCTACGTTAACTGGGAATGGTACAAAGCTACAGCGTTTAATTTTGTCGATAAAATAGGATTATCTTACAGTGATAATTTTCAAACAAGAGTTGCAAATAACGGAAGATACCAGTGTAAAGCTTATTCTAAAAATATAAACACCGGTACTACTGAAACAACAGATTGTTATGGAAGACCATCAGAAATAACTTTTGGCGGAGCTGCATGGAACCATGATGTGAAATTTGGAGCCGCATGGAGAAATTCTGGTTATGCACAAATGGATATTGAAACAAAAAGCAGTAAAACTCCGTCTGGCACTGGCATACTTCTCTCAAAGTATCTTCATAAAACTGGTTCTCCAGGTTCACTTGGGGTAAGTATTAAATACGTTTCGATTAGCGTTAGCAGCGGAAGCGGTTATGATGAAGCTGCAAGCCAAACTTCTTGGAACTTTTAAGCTTTACAATTTAGCCCCATTTTGAATACGTTATAAATATTAAAAGGGGCGATCTGCATGAGAAATCGTATAGTTTTATCAGCTATTTCAATTTTAATTATACTAGGCATTCTTGTTTATGGCATTGGAAATCGTGACGATATCCAAACGGCCACAACCGAACAAACAAAGGTGATTAGCAAGATGAATTCATCTGAAGGGCAATGGATTATTCTTGCTGACGATAAAAAGATTTATGTAGAGAATTTTAGCATATGGGCTTTAATTAAAGAGAATGAAAATTATACGATAGTTTACGAGTTAAAGAAAAATACAAAAAAATACTATTTAAAAAAAATAGTGCCAGAAGATTACCATGGCCGATTTTAATTTATCTAATAGAATTAGTGCGCCACTTATATAAATAAGTGACGCACTTTTTATATTTTATCTAGCTTACAAAGAGGGGCAGGCTACGGGTTTGTACGTACAAACGCCGCAAACGTTGTTTCGCTCGGTAGGAAATTTCCTACGACCTTTACAAATTTTTCGTGCCCCTTTTTTCAAAAAAGGAGCGTGAAATTTGTTGTCGCTGCGCTCGATTTTTCATTTTTCTTTGAAGATAAAAAGAAAAAACTCCTGTCACTTTAGCGTGACAAACAGCGCTTTTTTTCTGTCACTCTGGCGTGCCTAAATGAAAAATTTCTGCTATCACGAAAACATCAGGCTCTGCCTGATCTATCACCGAAAGTGATAGCAGTTTCCCCTTATGCTCTTCCTCACTATCCGTTCATTTCCCATCCAAAAAATTACTAGAAAAAAACGAGCCGAGCGACAACCGTTTCAGACACCTAAAATAAAATTTTGGGTGTGCAAACGGTCAAGGTGGTAGGAAAATTCCTACCAAGACAAAAATTTATTTTTGGGGGTTGCCCGGGCAAACCCCTAGCTTGCCCTCACACCGAGTGGCTAAAAAAGTTTTCCTTCCAGTCACTTTTTAGAAGCGCAAAACTTTGGCCAACATTTCTTGAAGAGATAGAAAGAGCATAAGGGAAAACTGCCCCCACTTGTCGTGTGGGAGTAGGCAGAGCCTACTGTTTTTATGGGTACAAGAAAAGTCGATTTTGTCACTCTGGCGTGACAGTAAAAAACGCCGTTTGTCACGCTAGAATGACAGGTTTTCCAAACAAAAAAACAGCCGGAAGAAAACCACCGGACTGTTTTTAATAACGTAGATCAATCGCCTGTTTGATCACTTTTGTATTTTCTTCGTCCAATGGCCGCATGACTTCGCCGAGTGGAATTTCATCAATCGAATTGTTGAAGCATTGGAGCGCAAAGCGAATCATTCCCTGCTCGCTTGAAGAAAAAACCCCCATCAATTCATGGACCTCATCGACATCAATTGTGCCTTCCTCGTCGATCGTTCGGGCGATCTGTTTCGCTTTGCAAGTCGCCCCGATCACGTAGGCAAACGAGCCATATTCAGTGTCTTGAGCGAGCGTCTGCACGCCTAATTTTTCTAATAAAAAGCTCGTTTCTTCTTCATGCCAATCGCTTTTGAAATAGGTCATTGCCGAACCTCCCTTTCTCGTTTAAATAACCGCTGCCACCACGAAATTTTTTCTTCCTGGTGCGAATCAGCTGCAAGATATTGCCGCAGCTGTTGGGTCAATATCCGGTCACGCTGTTCAATCGTTTGGTGCAACCGTTCCTCCAATTCATCGAGGAGCATTCCCCGTTCTTCCTCAACTGCCTGCTTCACAATGTCTGCTAATTCACGCTTGGATAATCGAATCATTTCAGAGTAGACGCTTGGTGTCTTGCCGGAATTTTCACTGGCAAAATCCCTTGTCGCTATTGCTTGGATGGCGTCCGACAGTGGCACAGCATTAGCAATCAGTTTCTTCAATTCCCGAAGCGCTTTGAAATCGCGCTCGTAGTAAATCCGCCGATCTTTATCGTTGCGCTCAATTACATAGCCGTGTTTCTCCAAGTCGATCGACCACCTGCGAAGCGTAGAGGTTGTGATCTCCAATTCCAGTGCCACGTCTTTTGAAAAATATCCGAATTCGTTTTCCATAGCGTTCATCGCCCCCTTGCATAGACATTCGATGAAGCACCACCAGAACCCTTCCTTGACTGCTGGTTGCCTTCACGGCAAACATGTAGTTTAGTATTGAATCCAATACATACGAAGAGAAATCCAAGTTATGAAAAATGATTACTACGAGTCATATAAGACAGACCTGAAAAATGAAGTCTTTCCAGCCCAATATATAGAGTGAGAGTATAAAGAGTAGAAAAAGTGCTTTAAAGATTATTATATCAATGGTTTTGTAGATTTTTGACCGTATCAGTTTTGATACGGTCAAAATAACAAAAAAATAGGACTTGAATTTATCAAGTCCTAAAATAACTTTTGGGGTAAGTTCTTGAGAATTGGATTATCTTGTAACTGCTTTTTAAACATCAAAATTAAATGCTCGTCGATATCGTCTTTATCACCGACATAAATAATATTAGGATTAATAAATAGCACAATAGAATAAAAAACGCGTGAAGCCAAGTTGTAAGAACTTTGGTTTCACGCATTTTTGAATTTGGGGAGATTGATGATTACACAATATTTCACTTACTTTCCAGCTACTTTATTTATTAAGAATAAGCGTTGCTGCATGTAAGCGTATATTTTCATCATCGCTTTCAAGTAAGTCTTCTATTACTTTCCAAGCACGTTGCTGTAAATCCGAGTCAATACTTATGATCCCTCCATTAATCAGTTGTTCTACGAGTGAATAGTGCTTAGTTAAATCAGCAACTGCACCTGGATAACGTAAGGAACTGCGTAATTCATCAGGTAAGTCACTACGTAGAAGTGCTTGTTTATTGAAGAACCAAGTTACTTTACGTTGATGAGGATATCCAGTTCCTTCACGATTTTCATCTAAATCTTGTGAATAAACGTAGTCACTTGTGATTTCACCAATATATACATCCTTTTTATTTGTCGATGGAACAACAACTAAATCACCAATTTGCATAGAGTTTACCAGAATATTAACGTTTCCGATTCCTTCTTCCCAATTATTATTTTTTAAAGTTTCGCGCAAGACGTTATAAGATAAGTTTGAGAAACTTATACCGGCAGGATAACCCACAGCAATAAAATTTTCTTCTAAAAATTCATTCAAGCAATCA encodes:
- a CDS encoding MerR family transcriptional regulator, producing MENEFGYFSKDVALELEITTSTLRRWSIDLEKHGYVIERNDKDRRIYYERDFKALRELKKLIANAVPLSDAIQAIATRDFASENSGKTPSVYSEMIRLSKRELADIVKQAVEEERGMLLDELEERLHQTIEQRDRILTQQLRQYLAADSHQEEKISWWQRLFKREREVRQ
- a CDS encoding restriction endonuclease, with amino-acid sequence MKKNVWLLRPLPHGNDCLNEFLEENFIAVGYPAGISFSNLSYNVLRETLKNNNWEEGIGNVNILVNSMQIGDLVVVPSTNKKDVYIGEITSDYVYSQDLDENREGTGYPHQRKVTWFFNKQALLRSDLPDELRSSLRYPGAVADLTKHYSLVEQLINGGIISIDSDLQQRAWKVIEDLLESDDENIRLHAATLILNK